A DNA window from Vanacampus margaritifer isolate UIUO_Vmar chromosome 19, RoL_Vmar_1.0, whole genome shotgun sequence contains the following coding sequences:
- the fsaf1 gene encoding 40S small subunit processome assembly factor 1, whose amino-acid sequence MKPDVNGKVDEDCAFLEHVLDTLYDFGSGAVKKKKTKKRCKEEAVPEEPADVCSFDEDQDGGQESSEVTVHNQAVKLVRPVEVVHFQDPTKRQKKTKQMAAVDETIPLETSEKKQSPPQQGLSLEKARLEVHRFGITGYQKKQQRVFEEERAIMLGARPAKKSYLNYKVLQQQIKEKKQNAKEEVQLELKKKKSQSRDSKKPATSGSSSAPTGQVGRFKDGILILSPKDIKSIKSSKTQRK is encoded by the exons ATGAAGCCCGACGTGAATGGGAAAGTTGACGAGGATTGCGCTTTTCTCGAACATGTTTTGGATACGTTATACGATTTTG GCAGTGGagctgtgaaaaaaaagaaaacgaaaaaAAGATGCAAGGAAGAAGCCGTTCCCGAAGAGCCCGCTGATGTCTGCAGTTTCGATGAAGACCAAGATGGAGGACAAGAGTCCTCAGAGGTGACTGTCCACAATCAAG ctGTCAAGCTGGTGAGGCCAGTAGAGGTGGTGCACTTCCAGGACCCTACCAAGAGACAAAAGAAGACCAAACAGATGGCTGCAGTAGATGAAACAATT CCGCTGGAGACTTCAGAGAAGAAGCAGAGTCCTCCACAACAGGGTCTCAGTTTAGAGAAG GCTCGCCTGGAGGTGCATCGCTTTGGCATCACGGGCTACCAAAAGAAGCAGCAGCGAGTGTTTGAGGAGGAGCGAGCCATCATGTTGGGCGCGCGG CCTGCCAAGAAGAGCTATTTGAACTACAAGGTGCTGCAGCAGCAAATCAAAGAGAAGAAGCAGAATGCGAAGGAGGAAGTGCAGCTG gagctgaagaaaaagaagagtcaAAG CAGGGACAGCAAGAAGCCGGCGACGTCTGGCTCGTCCTCGGCGCCCACGGGTCAGGTGGGCCGCTTCAAGGACGGCATACTGATCCTCAGCCCCAAGGATATCAAGAGCATCAAGAGCAGCAAGACGCAACGCAAATGA
- the gnpat gene encoding dihydroxyacetone phosphate acyltransferase: MAAKAVYSHRDPMLKKRDDFEDILEERRNSSDLRYAVKCYTPVLYKDLTPCTPDTLKNTTLHSAPVHYVIRQVAEETGKALDDVQAEASAILDEMAHRLRLSTVRFFAFALSKVFKTLFRSVCVNEEGIQRLQQAIQEHPVVLLPSHRSYMDFLLMSYILYTYDLALPVIAAGMDFMGMKFVGEMLRMSGAFFIRRSFGGDKLYWAVFSEYVKTIVKNGYAPVEFFLEGTRSRTAKSLTPKLGLLNIVMEPFLKGEVFDVCLVPVSISYERILEEALYARELVGVPKPKESTSGLFKARKILREDYGSIHVYFGQPVSVRSLAQGHVDRCQFNLTARHIPARPSEEIARFVNGAAYRLVRAQEENSVLKPWVLLATLLLQKREAAPTLAELTEQAVWLRDLARQYGAFLHWPEHVRPSEVVASSLALHGGLVRVSEGRVHLEQGGADAASSPEAALLSRAVLALSCASYRNQVLHVFLRPALLASAVRVAYSARKQEVFDRFRFLRDVFFNEFILCPGATVQDFEEACYLLEKTGALQVAQHDVVVTKRGQKTLDFLTGVLEPFLQGYLVVCRFLLEAAGEALTQKSFISAVRQFIIKHLLAGRLTHLEVLSSDVHKNALAALLRLDAVRRAQQDTLTVDKVKLSSVEDILGGKLPPRSVATARL, translated from the exons ATGGCAGCCAAAGCGGTTTACTCG CATCGAGATCCGATGCTGAAAAAGCGAGATGACTTCGAAGACATCCTTGAGGAACGCCGGAACTCCAGTGACCTCCGATATGCCGTGAAGTGCTACACGCCCGTCCTCTATAAAGACTTGACGCCGTGCACGCCGGACACGCTCAAGAACACCACGCTGCACTCGGCTCCCGTTCACTACGTCATCCGCCAG GTTGCTGAAGAGACCGGCAAAGCGCTGGATGACGTCCAGGCGGAGgcgtcggccattttggacgAGATGGCTCACCGCCTGCGGCTCAGCACGGTTCGCTTCTTCGCCTTCGCCCTCAGCAAGGTGTTCAAGACCTTGTTCCGGAGTGTCTGCGTTAACGAGGAAGGCATCCAGAGG CTCCAGCAGGCCATCCAGGAGCACCCGGTGGTTCTCCTCCCAAGCCACCGCAGCTACATGGACTTCCTCCTCATGTCTTACATCCTGTACACGTACGACCTCGCCCTGCCCGTCATCGCCGCCGGCATGG ACTTCATGGGGATGAAATTTGTGGGCGAGATGTTGCGAATGTCCGGCGCTTTCTTTATCCGGCGCTCGTTCGGCGGCGACAAACTGTACTGGGCCGTCTTTTCCGAGTATGTCAAGACTATTGTCAAG aATGGCTACGCCCCCGTCGAGTTTTTCCTGGAGGGCACGCGAAGTCGGACGGCAAAATCTTTAACGCCGAAGTTGG GTCTGCTGAACATCGTGATGGAGCCTTTCCTCAAGGGCGAGGTGTTCGACGTGTGCCTGGTGCCGGTCAGCATCAGTTACGAGAGGATCCTGGAGGAGGCGCTCTACGCCCGGGAACTTGTCGGCGTTCCCAAGCCCAAAGAGTCCACGTCG GGTCTCTTTAAGGCTAGGAAGATCCTGCGTGAGGACTACGGCAGCATCCACGTTTACTTTGGTCAGCCCGTGTCGGTCAGGAGTTTAGCCCAGGGTCACGTGGACCGCTGCCAATTTAATCTGACGGCCAG acacatCCCGGCGAGGCCCAGTGAGGAGATCGCACGCTTTGTGAACGGCGCCGCCTACAGGCTGGTGAGGGCGCAGGAGGAGAACTCTGTGCTGAAGCCGTGGGTCCTCCTGGCCACTCTGCTGCTGCAGAAGCGGGAGGCGGCGCCGACGCTGGCCGAGCTGACCGAACAAGCCGTGTGGCTGCGCGACCTTGCCCGGCAGTACGGAGCTTTCCTCCACTGGCCCG AGCACGTGCGGCCATCTGAGGTCGTGGCCTCCAGCCTCGCCCTGCACGGAGGCCTGGTGAGGGTCTCTGAGGGCAGAGTTCACCTAGAACAAg GAGGAGCCGACGCGGCCTCCTCGCCAGAGGCGGCGCTCCTGAGCCGGGCAGTGCTGGCGCTCTCTTGCGCCTCCTACAGGAACCAGGTGCTACACGTCTTCCTGCGACCGGCGCTGCTCGCCTCGGCGGTCCGCGTTGCTTATTCCGCACGGAAAC AGGAGGTTTTTGACCGCTTCAGATTCTTGAGGGACGTCTTCTTTAACGAGTTCATCCTGTGTCCCGGAGCCACCGTGCAG GATTTTGAGGAGGCGTGTTACCTGTTAGAGAAGACGGGAGCGCTGCAGGTCGCCCAGCACGATGTCGTGGTGACTAAACGGGGGCAGAAGACTCTGGACTTCCTCACTGGCGTACTGGAGCCTTTCCTGCAAGGATACCTG GTGGTTTGTCGTTTCCTTCTGGAGGCAGCCGGCGAAGCGCTGACGCAAAAGTCGTTCATCTCTGCCGTCCGCCAGTTTATCATCAAACATCTCCTGGCAG GGAGGCTGACGCACTTGGAGGTGTTGTCGTCCGACGTGCACAAGAACGCTTTGGCTGCTCTGCTCAGACTGGACGCCGTGCGGAG AGCGCAGCAGGACACACTGACGGTCGACAAAGTGAAACTCAGCTCTGTGGAAGACATTTTGG GAGGGAAGCTCCCGCCTCGGAGCGTTGCCACGGCTCGCCTCTAA